A stretch of the Malus sylvestris chromosome 10, drMalSylv7.2, whole genome shotgun sequence genome encodes the following:
- the LOC126587336 gene encoding plastid division protein PDV2-like, which translates to MEEEGIGLVLGRATELRLKISNCIHKANHPPPKRENGFHADGEAADKVAEENEEEEVEEEEAHKLFNICDALESLENQLSSLQALQQQQTYEREVALSEIESSRKMLLDKLKEYKGEELEVLREASAFAGETVEHNNDLLLPPYPSRSPHTLSVENGYLPPAHKSPRNGISCGDPTNGAKKNLSETDKMQSGSKNSKGLGFFLSTAAKTLLTIVGAASVLSLTGFGPKLVRSNAIFKISGLSQQPQTKEQRSTIECPPGRVLVVEDGKGRCVVKERVEVPFSSVVARPDVNYGCG; encoded by the exons atggAAGAAGAGGGCATTGGGTTGGTTCTGGGAAGAGCCACAGAGCTGAGATTGAAGATCAGCAACTGCATCCACAAAGCAAATCACCCACCACCCAAGAGAGAAAATGGATTCCACGCCGACGGCGAAGCAGCAGACAAAGTAGCagaagaaaacgaagaagaggaagtggaagaggAAGAGGCACATAAGCTTTTTAACATCTGCGACGCCCTCGAATCCCTTGAGAACCAGCTCTCTTCCTTACAG gcTTTGCAACAGCAGCAAACGTATGAAAGGGAAGTTGCCCTTTCTGAGATTGAAAGCAGCCGCAAGATGCTACTCGACAAACTTAAAGAGTACAAAGGGGAGGAATTAGAAGTGTTACGTGAGGCTTCTGCTTTTGCAGGTGAAACAGTAGAGCACAACAATGATCTTTTGCTTCCTCCATATCCAAGCCGCTCTCCACACACTCTCTCTGTAGAAAATGGCTATTTACCACCTGCACACAAGTCTCCACGAAATGGGATAAGCTGTGGTGATCCGACCAATGGAGCGAAGAAGAATTTGAGCGAGACAGATAAGATGCAAAGTGGATCCAAAAACTCAAAAGGGTTGGGATTTTTCTTAAGCACCGCAGCCAAGACCTTGCTTACTATTGTTGGTGCGGCATCTGTATTAAGCCTTACTGGTTTTGGGCCTAAACTTGTGAGAAGTAATGCCATTTTCAAAATATCCGGTCTTTCTCAGCAACCACAAACTAAAGAACAGAGATCAACCATTGAATGCCCCCCTGGGAGAGTCCTTGTGGTGGAAGATGGGAAAGGGCGATGCGTTGTGAAAGAGAGAGTTGAAGTTCCCTTCTCTTCAGTTGTTGCAAGACCAGATGTAAACTATGGGTGCGGTTAA